A stretch of the Saccharolobus caldissimus genome encodes the following:
- a CDS encoding PadR family transcriptional regulator, with the protein MPRKTEMILRGVITLYVLKLLINGPKHGYELEKIISEKLNYKLPDGSIYVILKSLVQKKMVTVESMKNNKGQTVKKYHITEKGTKFFLSHEKPLIAVRNVIDELIQSIEEIKGQK; encoded by the coding sequence ATGCCAAGAAAAACGGAGATGATATTACGTGGCGTAATCACCTTATATGTTTTAAAATTACTTATTAATGGGCCAAAGCACGGTTACGAGTTAGAGAAGATAATAAGTGAAAAATTAAATTATAAACTTCCTGATGGTTCGATTTACGTAATTTTAAAATCACTGGTTCAGAAAAAAATGGTAACAGTAGAGTCTATGAAAAACAATAAGGGACAGACGGTCAAAAAATATCACATAACAGAAAAGGGAACAAAATTCTTTTTATCCCACGAAAAACCATTAATAGCCGTTAGGAATGTAATAGATGAATTAATTCAGTCTATAGAGGAGATTAAAGGTCAGAAATAA
- a CDS encoding DUF4954 family protein, with the protein MAEWNLSDVKVIIPIGGEATRLRPLTVETSKATVRLLNRPLIEYSILELAKQGIKEFIFGVRGYVNYRSLFDTFKEGIGFSARYKIKPRVHFKYQPRVDSIGNADSVRINIEYYDINEPIIVVQGDNIFKLDITKALEFHESKGAIMTIVLKKYEGDLSEFGVADLSGEHLIKRFVEKPKRREEAPSDLINTGIYILSPEIRKIFRSNEIMEMYKMGRMDFGKDIIPYLINKGYPVYGYPMKEIWFDVGTPERYLEAMVTLLNTLPDSEIGGKRIDPDRRIFVQGTSPDSIKRRKIIQRKFKRGLIKMEGSILIGRHCQIGDNTYIEESNIDNFTIVGEGVKIIRSAIMDRNFIGDSAYIENSIIARHVEIKSSKERPVRIINSVIADDVVIGEGSEIINSKIYPHKVINAGSKLHETILT; encoded by the coding sequence ATGGCAGAGTGGAATTTATCTGACGTTAAGGTAATTATACCAATAGGAGGAGAAGCTACCAGATTAAGACCATTAACCGTTGAGACGTCAAAAGCTACTGTAAGGCTGTTAAATAGACCATTAATTGAATATAGTATTCTGGAATTAGCTAAACAAGGTATTAAAGAATTCATTTTCGGAGTTAGAGGATATGTAAATTATAGATCGCTTTTTGATACATTTAAAGAAGGAATAGGGTTTTCTGCCAGATATAAAATAAAGCCTAGAGTTCATTTTAAATATCAACCAAGAGTAGATAGCATAGGTAATGCGGATTCTGTAAGAATAAATATAGAATATTACGATATAAATGAGCCCATAATTGTAGTTCAAGGAGATAACATATTTAAGTTAGACATAACAAAAGCCTTAGAATTTCATGAAAGTAAAGGCGCAATAATGACCATAGTGCTAAAAAAATACGAGGGAGATTTAAGTGAGTTTGGCGTTGCAGATTTAAGCGGTGAGCATTTAATAAAAAGATTTGTGGAAAAACCTAAAAGAAGAGAAGAAGCTCCCTCAGATTTGATCAACACTGGAATTTATATATTATCACCAGAAATTAGAAAGATTTTTAGAAGTAACGAGATAATGGAAATGTATAAGATGGGCAGAATGGATTTTGGCAAAGACATCATTCCATATTTAATTAATAAGGGTTATCCAGTTTATGGTTATCCTATGAAAGAAATATGGTTTGACGTAGGAACGCCAGAAAGATACTTAGAGGCAATGGTTACTTTATTGAACACCTTACCCGATTCCGAAATAGGGGGTAAAAGAATAGATCCAGATAGAAGAATATTTGTTCAAGGTACGAGTCCAGATTCTATAAAAAGAAGGAAAATAATCCAAAGAAAATTTAAAAGGGGACTAATAAAAATGGAAGGTAGCATACTTATTGGTAGACATTGTCAAATAGGAGATAACACTTACATAGAGGAGTCAAATATAGATAATTTTACAATAGTTGGTGAAGGGGTGAAGATAATAAGGAGTGCAATAATGGATAGGAATTTTATAGGAGATAGCGCATATATTGAAAATTCGATAATAGCTAGACATGTAGAAATAAAATCTAGTAAGGAAAGGCCAGTAAGAATAATAAATAGTGTTATAGCTGACGATGTTGTAATAGGAGAAGGTAGTGAGATAATAAACTCCAAAATATATCCTCATAAGGTCATAAATGCTGGGAGTAAATTACATGAAACAATTTTGACGTAA
- a CDS encoding DUF302 domain-containing protein has translation MLISKQCKGTFEECVKKLSDLIRNSGAEIFCIVDHSNNAKKVGLSLEPTLVIYFGNPKVGTSVMMKNRSIAYELPLRILVWVSNGITMVGYKKPSEIAREYGIEADEVIKKMDAFMENIISDL, from the coding sequence ATGCTTATTTCCAAACAATGTAAGGGAACTTTTGAGGAGTGTGTCAAAAAATTAAGTGATCTAATAAGAAATTCTGGAGCAGAAATTTTCTGTATTGTAGATCATTCTAACAACGCAAAAAAGGTAGGATTAAGCTTAGAGCCTACCTTAGTTATATATTTCGGTAATCCTAAAGTTGGAACGTCAGTTATGATGAAAAATAGAAGTATTGCGTACGAGTTACCCTTACGAATTTTAGTATGGGTATCCAATGGTATAACCATGGTTGGATATAAGAAACCAAGTGAGATTGCGAGAGAGTATGGAATTGAGGCTGACGAAGTAATAAAGAAGATGGACGCTTTTATGGAAAACATTATTTCTGACCTTTAA
- a CDS encoding glycoside hydrolase family 15 protein yields the protein MRVSSIGNGRMLINFDEKGRITDIYYPYIGMENQTAGNPIRLAIWDGKNLFLDEEWKTNVSYLDDANIVEITSEIQNAKLNITSYNFLDTDDAIYYSIIKIINNDSIQKNIKLFFIHDINLYANPFGDTAFYDPYSFAIVHYKSKRYLGFKAFTSTSTFSEYNVGKGDLIGDLYDGYLSLNGIDNGDVNSAIGIEMKIEPNSFLKLYYIIVAARNLEELRNVFRKINFASVETSFTLTYMFWKNWLKKSQIKNMSLDNINKIYQVSLLTIRNHMDINGSIIASSDFSFVKVYGDSYQYCWPRDAAIAAYALDIAGYKELALRHFNFIMNVASSEGFLYHKYNPNTTLASSWHPWFYKGKRIYPIQEDETALEVWAIASHYERYMDIDELTQLYKRFVKPALRFMITFMEEGLPKPSFDLWEERYGIHIYTISTIYGALVKGAKLARDMGDEILSEDLVDTAGLLKEVTLKRMTYNGRFIRRIDEDGNQDLTVDASLYSPAFFGLIDPKDPIMVRTINEIESKLKVNGGIIRYENDMYQRRKKQPNPWLITTLWLAEYYADVKNKSKALEYIMWTVNRALPTGFLPEQVDPETFEPASVTPLVWSHAEFIIAINKLLS from the coding sequence ATGAGAGTTTCATCTATAGGAAACGGAAGGATGCTAATAAATTTTGACGAGAAGGGTAGGATAACTGATATATATTATCCTTATATAGGAATGGAAAATCAAACAGCGGGAAACCCCATTAGGTTAGCTATTTGGGACGGAAAAAATTTATTTTTAGATGAGGAATGGAAAACTAACGTTTCCTACTTAGATGACGCTAACATAGTCGAGATTACTAGTGAAATTCAAAACGCAAAATTAAATATAACTTCATATAACTTTCTAGATACTGATGACGCAATATATTATTCTATAATAAAAATAATAAATAATGATTCAATCCAAAAAAACATAAAATTGTTTTTCATTCATGATATAAATCTTTATGCAAATCCGTTTGGAGATACCGCATTTTATGACCCTTACTCATTTGCAATAGTTCACTATAAATCTAAACGGTATTTGGGATTTAAGGCGTTTACTAGTACGTCAACTTTTTCCGAGTATAATGTGGGTAAAGGGGACTTAATAGGAGACCTTTATGATGGATATTTAAGCCTAAACGGAATTGACAATGGTGATGTTAATTCAGCAATAGGAATAGAAATGAAAATAGAACCCAATTCATTTTTAAAATTATATTATATAATAGTTGCTGCTAGAAATTTAGAGGAATTAAGAAACGTATTTAGAAAAATTAACTTTGCTAGTGTAGAAACATCATTTACATTAACATATATGTTTTGGAAGAATTGGTTGAAAAAAAGTCAAATAAAGAATATGAGTCTAGACAATATAAATAAGATTTATCAAGTAAGTTTACTCACGATAAGGAACCATATGGATATAAACGGCTCCATAATAGCTTCATCTGACTTCTCCTTCGTTAAGGTATATGGAGATTCCTATCAATATTGTTGGCCAAGGGATGCTGCAATTGCTGCTTATGCGTTGGATATAGCAGGCTATAAGGAACTAGCATTAAGGCATTTTAATTTCATTATGAACGTTGCGAGTTCTGAAGGTTTTCTATATCATAAATATAACCCAAACACTACCTTAGCCAGTTCATGGCATCCTTGGTTCTATAAGGGTAAAAGGATATACCCCATACAAGAAGACGAAACTGCGTTAGAAGTTTGGGCTATAGCCAGCCATTATGAGAGATACATGGATATTGACGAATTAACACAATTGTATAAAAGGTTTGTGAAACCAGCATTAAGGTTTATGATTACATTTATGGAAGAGGGTTTACCTAAGCCATCCTTCGATTTATGGGAAGAAAGGTATGGTATACATATATATACAATTTCCACAATATATGGTGCATTAGTAAAAGGAGCGAAGCTAGCTAGAGATATGGGAGATGAAATTTTAAGTGAGGATTTAGTTGACACTGCAGGTTTACTAAAAGAGGTCACGTTAAAGAGAATGACATACAATGGAAGGTTTATAAGGAGAATTGACGAAGATGGCAATCAAGATCTCACTGTCGATGCAAGTTTATATTCACCTGCATTTTTTGGGTTAATTGACCCTAAGGATCCCATAATGGTGAGAACTATCAATGAAATAGAGAGCAAGTTAAAGGTTAATGGGGGTATAATAAGGTATGAGAACGATATGTATCAGAGAAGAAAGAAACAGCCAAACCCTTGGTTAATAACGACCCTATGGTTAGCTGAATATTATGCTGACGTTAAGAATAAGAGTAAAGCCTTAGAATATATAATGTGGACTGTTAATAGAGCCTTACCTACTGGTTTCTTACCAGAGCAGGTAGATCCAGAAACTTTCGAACCAGCTTCTGTTACCCCATTAGTTTGGTCTCACGCGGAATTTATAATAGCAATTAATAAGTTGTTAAGCTAA
- a CDS encoding MFS transporter: MKQRILTLTSISHFINDGNSWFLPVTFTFLIEYLGISKFLIGILGGVFFGISALTSPLITRIADKTSSYSKIMGIGILLWGFSLILFGISIQINSLPFIILSVALAGFSSTFYHPLGAAMLSITYKGNAGIALGINGSMGSLGRAIYPTLTLALFAVLHRNMTLTAVILGVVSLIAAIPSLIINVNLASKDDPKNVIKGNMRSPIIVIILLTITALLRSVFTQGISQFLPTLLVENYGYSYNVNLGEAISIALAAAIVGQPILGLLSDRVGRRTIYGISTAGAVISFLTFLKIPSIILLSLFGFFTFSAFPLMLSIVGDFVPRNSASFANSLVWGLGVTGGGVIGPVIVGILAQMYNLILATELVSVVGLISALLIPFIPRPPKRSKVPLFG, translated from the coding sequence ATGAAGCAGAGAATATTAACCTTAACATCAATATCTCACTTTATAAATGATGGAAATAGTTGGTTTCTACCCGTAACATTTACCTTCTTAATAGAATACCTAGGAATATCAAAGTTTTTAATAGGAATATTAGGGGGAGTATTTTTCGGTATTTCCGCGCTAACTTCACCACTAATAACAAGAATTGCAGATAAAACTAGCTCTTACTCGAAGATAATGGGAATAGGAATATTATTATGGGGATTTAGTTTAATACTTTTTGGCATATCAATTCAAATTAACTCTTTACCATTTATAATTCTCTCTGTGGCATTGGCAGGTTTTTCCTCAACATTTTATCATCCTCTGGGTGCCGCAATGCTATCTATTACATATAAAGGAAATGCGGGAATTGCCTTAGGGATAAACGGATCTATGGGAAGCTTAGGCAGGGCTATATATCCCACATTAACCTTAGCCTTATTTGCAGTATTACACAGAAATATGACGCTAACTGCAGTAATTTTGGGAGTAGTATCACTAATTGCGGCAATTCCATCTCTCATAATTAATGTGAACTTAGCCAGCAAAGACGACCCTAAAAATGTAATTAAAGGTAATATGAGAAGTCCAATAATAGTTATAATATTATTGACAATTACAGCTTTACTGAGAAGTGTTTTTACGCAAGGTATTTCACAGTTCCTCCCAACGTTATTAGTAGAGAATTACGGATACTCATATAACGTTAATCTAGGAGAGGCAATAAGCATAGCCCTAGCTGCGGCAATAGTAGGTCAGCCGATATTAGGTCTTTTATCGGATAGAGTAGGTAGGAGAACCATCTATGGAATTTCTACCGCTGGCGCTGTAATCTCATTTTTAACATTCCTAAAAATTCCCAGCATAATTCTCTTGTCGCTATTTGGGTTCTTCACGTTTAGTGCATTTCCTTTAATGTTATCAATAGTGGGGGACTTCGTTCCTAGGAACTCAGCTAGTTTCGCTAATTCGTTAGTATGGGGGTTAGGAGTTACGGGAGGAGGGGTAATAGGTCCAGTAATAGTTGGCATACTAGCTCAAATGTATAATTTAATACTCGCAACTGAGTTAGTAAGTGTAGTAGGCTTGATATCAGCTTTGTTAATACCCTTCATTCCTAGGCCTCCTAAAAGAAGTAAGGTCCCCCTATTTGGATAA
- the nadC gene encoding carboxylating nicotinate-nucleotide diphosphorylase, translating to MIEKIYVKRLIEYLEEDAFPEDITSKYLERIKARGIVKCKDHGVLAGNKFILPFLKELGFHVKEFSNDGKYIDVNEKILVFEGDASNVLTIERLVLNFLGRLSGIASVTNLMVNRAKEVNPKVRIAGTRKTTPGFRVFEKYAIEVGGGDPHRYNLSDAILIKDNHIAIFGDLSKLIKKIRDSVSFTKMIEVEVSTYEDAIKAYKAGANAILLDNMKPYEIIPIVNELKGKVILEASGGIGPDNVADYAKTDVDIISSGYITHSSRSLDFSMDVERI from the coding sequence GTGATTGAGAAAATTTACGTTAAGAGACTTATTGAGTATCTTGAGGAGGACGCTTTTCCAGAGGATATAACGTCAAAGTATTTAGAGAGAATTAAAGCTAGAGGTATTGTGAAATGTAAGGATCATGGTGTTCTAGCTGGGAACAAATTTATTTTACCTTTTCTTAAAGAACTGGGATTTCATGTAAAAGAGTTTAGTAATGACGGTAAATATATAGATGTTAACGAGAAAATTTTAGTTTTTGAAGGGGATGCCAGTAACGTATTGACAATAGAAAGATTAGTCTTAAACTTTTTAGGAAGACTTTCTGGAATAGCATCAGTTACTAATCTAATGGTTAATAGGGCTAAAGAGGTTAATCCTAAAGTTAGAATAGCGGGCACAAGAAAAACTACTCCAGGTTTTAGAGTATTTGAGAAATACGCTATTGAAGTAGGTGGAGGGGATCCTCATAGATATAATCTATCTGATGCTATATTAATTAAAGATAACCATATAGCGATTTTTGGTGATTTGAGCAAACTGATAAAGAAGATAAGGGATAGCGTAAGTTTTACGAAAATGATTGAAGTCGAGGTATCAACTTACGAAGACGCTATTAAGGCATATAAGGCTGGTGCTAATGCAATACTCTTGGACAACATGAAGCCCTACGAGATTATCCCTATTGTTAATGAACTTAAAGGTAAGGTTATCTTAGAAGCTTCTGGTGGTATAGGACCAGATAACGTTGCTGATTACGCTAAAACGGATGTTGATATAATTTCAAGTGGCTATATAACTCATAGTTCTAGGTCATTGGATTTCTCAATGGATGTGGAAAGAATTTAG
- a CDS encoding glycosyltransferase, whose amino-acid sequence MRRIESLWLPDDIKNIWMITFEVQKIASMGGLGNAVYNIAKRLSERGINVTVFMPSHGRHLNDYYRSFLKLRNIDIVIEGNRKGIDNNYYPYKIGFEEGNLENFKIVLVKGLDYNTGRILDSWNIYDNVMEKSSLLTRGLEGYVLHNIDKLPDLIHAHDWHAVIPAIRIKQLLEERRVIIPVLYTIHLLNQVGAPWHYASQDWSGIEDCYHYVWMVSRHNLYKYSYVWDSLSNGYIEKFGCYEADMISTVSYSYLTFDVYNFVGNWIANKSCITYNGTDWSIEEAENKAVQLYGTKDRRELRKKLLSSLHTLRIIPDDYTSGNILWNNRSRIGLRDDWTYEDLGDGPLILFTGRVVYQKGLDLLLRAMKLVVNEIDNARLLIFGIPAKDYGLLWDIIERTAEIKDNVRLILGKIDSELYKLYHYASSLLAVPSRWEPFGINAVEAMAVGLPVVAYAVGGLRETIIDIRENPDQGTGFLVKPESIDELAKNIKISIYLSEAADNNDSSLLSKIQDLKINDSAYWNKVRINAANRVKMKFRWEVVINSLIECYKRALEMAKYRALASF is encoded by the coding sequence ATGAGAAGGATAGAATCCTTGTGGTTACCAGATGATATTAAAAATATATGGATGATAACGTTTGAGGTACAGAAAATAGCGAGCATGGGAGGATTAGGCAATGCAGTATATAACATTGCTAAACGACTATCTGAAAGAGGAATAAACGTAACAGTATTTATGCCTTCTCATGGAAGACATTTAAATGACTATTATAGATCTTTTCTAAAATTAAGAAATATTGATATTGTAATTGAGGGAAATAGAAAAGGTATTGATAATAATTATTATCCGTATAAAATAGGCTTCGAAGAAGGGAACTTAGAAAATTTCAAGATTGTATTAGTAAAGGGATTGGACTATAATACTGGGAGAATATTAGACTCATGGAATATCTACGATAATGTAATGGAGAAATCTTCTTTATTAACTAGAGGATTAGAGGGATACGTTCTACATAATATTGACAAGTTGCCTGATCTTATTCACGCTCATGACTGGCATGCCGTTATTCCAGCAATAAGAATAAAACAGTTATTAGAGGAGAGAAGAGTCATTATACCAGTGCTTTATACTATTCATTTGTTAAATCAAGTAGGTGCACCATGGCATTATGCTTCTCAAGATTGGTCTGGAATAGAGGATTGTTATCATTATGTGTGGATGGTTTCCCGTCATAATTTATATAAATACTCTTACGTATGGGACTCACTCTCAAATGGCTATATAGAGAAATTTGGATGCTATGAGGCAGATATGATAAGCACTGTAAGTTATAGTTATTTAACATTTGACGTGTACAATTTTGTAGGTAATTGGATAGCTAATAAATCATGCATAACATATAATGGTACTGATTGGAGCATAGAAGAAGCTGAGAACAAAGCAGTTCAGCTATATGGTACTAAGGATAGAAGGGAATTAAGAAAAAAACTCTTATCCTCCTTACATACGTTAAGAATAATACCAGATGACTACACTAGTGGAAATATTTTATGGAATAATAGATCTAGAATCGGCTTAAGAGACGATTGGACATATGAAGATCTAGGAGACGGTCCTCTAATACTATTTACTGGAAGGGTAGTATATCAGAAAGGATTGGATTTATTACTAAGGGCTATGAAGCTAGTTGTAAATGAAATTGATAACGCAAGGTTATTAATTTTTGGGATACCGGCAAAAGATTATGGTTTACTGTGGGATATTATAGAAAGAACGGCTGAAATTAAAGATAATGTCAGATTAATATTAGGTAAGATAGATTCGGAATTATATAAATTGTATCATTATGCTTCTTCTTTGCTTGCAGTACCTTCTAGATGGGAACCATTTGGAATAAATGCTGTAGAAGCAATGGCTGTAGGATTGCCAGTAGTGGCATATGCAGTAGGAGGTCTTAGAGAAACAATAATTGACATAAGAGAAAATCCAGATCAAGGTACAGGATTTTTAGTTAAACCAGAGAGTATAGACGAATTAGCTAAAAACATTAAAATCTCTATTTATTTGTCAGAAGCAGCAGATAATAATGATTCAAGCCTATTATCTAAGATTCAAGATTTAAAAATAAATGACAGTGCATATTGGAACAAAGTAAGAATTAATGCAGCGAATAGAGTTAAAATGAAATTCAGATGGGAAGTCGTCATAAACTCTCTTATTGAATGTTATAAAAGAGCGTTAGAAATGGCAAAATATAGAGCTCTTGCATCTTTTTAG
- a CDS encoding amylo-alpha-1,6-glucosidase, which produces MIPIDQCEDKEWILPTRTGGYASSTICGINARTYHGYLIVPLNPPHFRFLVLSKFDDFLILNHEEYPLSTNHYPGAYYPEGYKYLVKFEKNNSKVIWYYNFGYSEVKKSLLVHKGYNAITVNYNATKGRVKICPFITFRSHHIAKKAQNEFFTYDVISPNHIDILFEGKKILNLEIDEKFELKNTGYWYYNFLYKLDQELGNNYIEDLYNPFCIVSLTNRISVHAYVGEKPKSYTEEEEHHHMDILKLLSTAGKDFVVKGKDGWAIIAGYHWFDEWGRDTFISLEGLLLIDGQFTIAEDIIFRYLKMENKGMLPNNFLNYSGEPIYRGVDVSLWAINAIYKTYLYSRNKNFISKTYQDILEIIDWYSKGNGIIFNIDNLIFHKGSPRTWMDASYDGKVVTPREGAAVEINALWYNAVKIAEYISKELGENSDEFAEKAEKIRNSFVKKFVYENGLYDYIDWDMKPDASIRPNQIFAISLPFPVIDDKLMASKILSVVESKLLRPYGLSSLARGDPKYKPVYKGDRKSRDEAYHNGPIWPWLLGSYVDAKIKIENNPIEIKLLIEQFKPLITHAIENQGYISEIFDDIPPYKPRGCIAQAWSNAEVYRALVAISKI; this is translated from the coding sequence ATGATACCAATAGATCAGTGCGAAGATAAAGAATGGATCTTACCAACTAGAACTGGAGGCTATGCATCTTCAACTATTTGCGGTATAAACGCGAGAACTTATCACGGATATCTAATAGTTCCTTTAAATCCTCCTCATTTCAGATTTTTGGTACTCTCTAAATTTGACGATTTTTTAATTCTTAATCACGAAGAATACCCCCTATCGACTAACCATTATCCAGGTGCTTATTATCCCGAAGGTTATAAATATCTTGTAAAATTTGAGAAAAATAATAGTAAAGTTATTTGGTATTATAACTTTGGCTATTCTGAGGTAAAAAAGTCGCTTTTAGTACATAAGGGTTATAATGCAATAACCGTAAACTATAACGCGACTAAAGGAAGAGTTAAGATATGTCCCTTTATAACCTTTAGAAGCCATCACATAGCAAAAAAGGCTCAAAACGAGTTCTTTACATATGACGTAATCTCACCCAATCATATAGATATTTTATTTGAGGGGAAAAAGATTTTAAATCTGGAAATTGATGAGAAATTTGAGCTAAAAAATACTGGGTATTGGTATTATAACTTCTTATACAAATTGGATCAAGAGTTAGGTAATAATTATATTGAGGATTTGTATAATCCTTTCTGCATAGTTTCATTAACAAACAGAATATCGGTTCATGCATACGTTGGAGAAAAACCCAAGAGTTATACGGAAGAAGAAGAACATCATCACATGGATATTTTAAAACTTTTATCTACTGCAGGAAAGGATTTCGTAGTTAAAGGAAAAGATGGTTGGGCTATAATAGCTGGTTACCATTGGTTTGATGAATGGGGGAGGGACACGTTTATTTCATTAGAAGGTTTATTACTAATAGATGGCCAATTCACTATTGCAGAAGATATAATTTTTCGCTATTTAAAAATGGAAAATAAGGGTATGTTACCTAATAATTTTCTAAACTATAGCGGAGAGCCTATTTATAGAGGTGTAGATGTGTCACTATGGGCAATAAATGCTATTTACAAGACCTATTTATATTCTAGAAATAAAAATTTTATTAGTAAAACATATCAAGATATACTTGAAATAATAGATTGGTATAGTAAAGGAAATGGTATAATATTTAATATAGATAATTTAATATTTCATAAGGGTTCCCCTAGAACCTGGATGGATGCTTCATATGATGGTAAAGTTGTCACGCCTAGAGAAGGTGCTGCAGTAGAGATTAACGCACTATGGTACAATGCAGTTAAGATAGCGGAATATATATCTAAGGAATTAGGAGAGAACTCAGATGAATTCGCAGAGAAAGCTGAAAAAATACGGAACTCTTTTGTGAAAAAGTTCGTTTATGAAAACGGTCTATATGATTACATAGATTGGGATATGAAACCAGATGCTAGTATAAGACCTAATCAAATTTTTGCGATATCATTACCGTTTCCAGTAATAGACGACAAGTTAATGGCATCTAAAATCTTATCAGTAGTTGAAAGTAAGTTACTTAGACCATATGGATTAAGTAGTCTAGCCAGAGGGGATCCAAAGTATAAACCAGTATATAAGGGAGATAGGAAAAGTAGGGACGAGGCTTATCATAACGGTCCTATATGGCCTTGGCTATTAGGTAGTTATGTTGATGCTAAAATTAAAATAGAAAACAATCCAATAGAAATAAAATTATTAATAGAACAATTTAAGCCATTAATTACTCACGCAATTGAAAATCAAGGATATATTTCAGAGATCTTCGACGATATCCCGCCATACAAGCCTAGAGGTTGTATCGCACAAGCTTGGAGTAATGCGGAAGTATATAGGGCATTAGTAGCAATATCTAAAATTTAA
- a CDS encoding L-aspartate oxidase, with protein MIYVIGSGIAGLSAAISLHKAGYKVTVISKKIIGGGSTYWAKGGIAVALDGNDSPEIHAKDTISVGDGMCDIKAVNYVTTEIRYAVETLEEWGFKFDEDLRLEGGHSRRRVLHKTDETGREIFNFMYKLALKEGINFTEDRLIALKVKDDEIKGFITEKRGEISNSDRIILATGGYGYLFKFTSNPETNTGDGLAIGFRAGALLSDMEFIQFHPTITKFGSEYFLLTETLRGEGAILINDKGERFAFKYDERGELAPRDILARAIYNEYLSGRTVFMDLTKIEDFDKKFPVLNNYLKKYNVRKNRVIVYPGAHFTIGGLRVNLKGETNIRWLYAIGEVSDTGLHGANRLASNSLAESLVFGINIQRYIDKWEGLNVDDGILNYVTLKDGEKLSINDIKELNWEYLGIVRNKEGLEKLVQIYESANTKEDNAILVSLLSAKAALLRNESRGAHYRADFPIKNKELEGKRIYFKVKKSD; from the coding sequence ATGATATACGTAATTGGTAGCGGGATAGCTGGATTAAGTGCTGCAATTTCCTTACATAAGGCTGGATATAAGGTGACTGTGATTTCTAAGAAAATAATAGGGGGTGGGTCAACGTATTGGGCTAAGGGTGGAATTGCAGTTGCATTAGACGGCAATGATTCCCCAGAAATTCACGCCAAGGACACTATTAGTGTTGGCGATGGAATGTGCGATATTAAAGCAGTGAATTATGTTACTACTGAAATACGTTATGCAGTTGAAACTCTAGAGGAGTGGGGATTTAAGTTTGACGAAGATTTAAGATTAGAGGGAGGACATTCGAGAAGAAGAGTATTACACAAAACTGATGAAACTGGTAGAGAAATATTCAATTTTATGTATAAATTAGCTTTAAAAGAAGGTATTAATTTCACTGAGGATAGGTTAATTGCATTAAAAGTAAAGGATGATGAGATTAAGGGTTTTATCACTGAGAAGAGAGGAGAGATTAGTAATTCAGATAGGATTATTCTAGCTACAGGTGGTTATGGATATTTATTTAAGTTTACTTCAAACCCAGAGACTAACACTGGGGATGGTCTAGCCATAGGTTTTAGGGCAGGGGCTTTACTATCCGATATGGAGTTTATACAATTTCACCCTACAATTACAAAGTTTGGGAGTGAATATTTCTTACTGACGGAAACCTTAAGAGGGGAAGGGGCTATATTAATTAACGATAAGGGAGAGAGATTTGCATTTAAATATGATGAGAGAGGGGAACTTGCCCCTAGAGATATTTTAGCTAGGGCTATTTATAATGAGTATCTAAGTGGGCGTACTGTTTTCATGGATTTGACTAAAATAGAGGATTTCGACAAAAAATTTCCAGTTCTAAATAACTACTTAAAGAAATATAATGTAAGAAAAAATAGAGTTATAGTATATCCTGGAGCCCACTTTACTATAGGGGGTCTTAGAGTTAATTTAAAGGGCGAAACTAATATAAGGTGGTTATATGCCATAGGTGAAGTATCGGATACAGGTCTCCATGGGGCTAATAGATTAGCTAGCAATTCATTGGCTGAATCATTAGTCTTCGGTATTAATATTCAGAGATATATAGACAAATGGGAGGGGTTAAATGTAGATGACGGCATTTTAAATTACGTTACTTTAAAAGATGGAGAAAAATTAAGTATTAATGATATTAAAGAGTTGAATTGGGAGTATCTAGGAATAGTTAGAAATAAAGAAGGATTAGAGAAGCTAGTTCAAATCTACGAAAGTGCGAACACTAAGGAGGATAACGCAATCTTAGTTTCTCTTTTAAGTGCTAAAGCCGCTTTGTTGAGGAACGAAAGCAGGGGTGCTCATTATAGGGCGGACTTTCCAATTAAAAATAAGGAATTGGAAGGAAAGAGGATATATTTTAAGGTGAAGAAAAGTGATTGA